One window from the genome of Strix uralensis isolate ZFMK-TIS-50842 chromosome 22, bStrUra1, whole genome shotgun sequence encodes:
- the ACBD4 gene encoding acyl-CoA-binding domain-containing protein 4 isoform X2: MEEAGCGAQFRAAVQVIQGLPRSGSYRPSYEEMLRFYSYYKQATAGCCQGPRPGFWDPIGRYKWDAWHSLGRMSKEEAMAAYVAEMKKVAQKIIDTVPMDETTEEMFGYFEPLYEVIRDMPRPPEAFFKKKGGTQEQTNDPSQDDPASSPPPERPEDALPEEQHNGQHGPGGGLAPATEALEGSQVTSDSEGDVYCDTLEQMEPEQAGKPLGLSPTGGQAMPEPPRPRGAGQGERGEGRRLEGRSSPGLAALGPERDWLSGGQRHAGTTPELAQGLPAELDARVASTVRALQADMRRVLERLSELETLASAQGDAAGTDPDQPLAPQGASPWPLTVSPHTLLFLLTWPFVTQWLLRRWQGTKR; the protein is encoded by the exons ATGGAGGAGGCGGGTTGCGGGGCGCAGTTCCGCGCCGCCGTTCAGGTTATCCAAGGGCTGCCCCGGAGCG GTTCGTACCGACCCTCCTATGAGGAGATGCTGCGTTTCTACAGCTACTACAAGCAGGCGACGGCGGGGTGCTGCCAGGGCCCAAGGCCCGGCTTCTGGGACCCCATCGGCCGGTACAAGTG GGATgcctggcacagcctggggaggaTGTCCAAGGAGGAGGCAATGGCAGCTTATGTGGCTGAGATGAAGAAGGTGGCCCAAAAG ATCATTGACACTGTGCCCATGGACGAGACAACAGAGGAGATGTTTGGGTACTTCGAGCCACTCTACGAGGTGATCCGTGACATGCCCCGGCCCCCTGAGGCCTTCTTCAAGAAGAAAGGGG GCACTCAGGAGCAGACGAACGACCCCAGCCAGGATGACCCAGCGAGCAGCCCGCCTCCGGAGCGCCCTGAAGACGCCCTGCCCGAGGAGCAGCACAACGGGCAGCACGGGCCAG GAGGTGGGCTGGCCCCCGCCACCGAGGCACTTGAAGGTAGCCAGGTGACCAGTGACTCTGAGGGGGACGTGTACTGCGATACCCTGGAGCAGATGGAGCCTGAGCAG GCTGGGAAGCCGCTGGGTCTCTCCCCGACCGGCGGCCAGGCCATGCCCGAGCCCCCACGGCCCCGTGGCGCAGGGCAGGGAGAGCGGGGTGAAGGCAGAAGACTAGAGGGGAGGAGCAGCCCTGGCCTTGCAGCCCTTGGCCCCGAGAGAG ACTGGCTCAGCGGGGGACAGCGGCACGCCGGGACCACCCCTGAGCTTGCCCAGGGGCTACCGGCAGAGCTGGACGCCCGCGTGGCCAGCACCGTCCGAGCCCTGCAGGCCGACATGCGGCGAGTGCTGGAGCGCCTGAGCGAGCTGGAGACGCTCGCCTCCGCGCAG GGGGACGCAGCCGGGACCGATCCTGACCAGCCACTGGCTCCGCAG GGAGCATCCCCGTGGCCCCTGACCGTCTCCCCGCACaccctgctcttcctcctcacctgGCCTTTCGTCACCCAGTGGCTGCTGCGCCGCTGGCAGGGCACGAAGAGGTGA
- the HEXIM1 gene encoding protein HEXIM1 — MADAAPAEPGPEPQCEPEPRCEPEPQPEPEPERGDAPAADGEAGRLPPRGAEEAAAAAEGAGGAEERPSAGGAARPGLGPRYRSSVGRAEEWPVKKKHRRRPSKKKRRWKPYSKLSWEEKQQFDERQSLRASRLRAEMFAKGQPVAPYNTTQFLMEDHDQEEPDLKTGLYPRRAAAKSDDTSEEDFLEEAAEEDGGSDGMGGDGSEFLQRDFSETYERYHVESLQNMSKQELVKEYLELEKCLSRMEEENNRLRMESKKHGGETAETARVRQLELEVDRLRAENLQLLKEKDLPGQEKGPCKLGE; from the coding sequence ATGGCCGACGCGGCGCCCGCCGAGCCGGGGCCGGAGCCCCAGTGCGAGCCGGAGCCCCGCTGCGAGCCGGAGCCCCAGCCGGAGCCCGAGCCCGAGCGCGGCGACGCGCCGGCGGCGGACGGCGAGGCCGGGCGGCTGCCACCCCGCggggcggaggaggcggcggcggcagcggaggGCGCGGGCGGCGCCGAGGAGCGGCCGTcggcgggcggagcggcgcgTCCCGGTCTGGGCCCGCGGTACCGGTCGTCGGTGGGCCGCGCCGAGGAGTGGCCGGTGAAGAAGAAGCACCGTCGGCGGCCGTCGAAGAAGAAGCGGCGCTGGAAGCCCTACTCGAAgctgagctgggaggagaagcagcagttcGACGAGCGGCAGAGCCTCCGCGCCTCCCGGCTGCGCGCCGAGATGTTCGCCAAGGGGCAGCCGGTGGCCCCCTACAACACCACGCAGTTCCTGATGGAGGACCACGACCAGGAGGAGCCCGACCTGAAAACCGGGTTGTACCCGCGGCGAGCGGCCGCCAAGTCGGACGACACGAGCGAGGAGGATTTCctggaggaggcggcggaggaggaCGGGGGCAGCGACGGGATGGGGGGGGACGGCAGCGAGTTTCTGCAGCGGGACTTCTCGGAGACCTACGAGCGGTACCATGTGGAGAGCCTGCAGAACATGAGCAAGCAGGAGCTGGTGAAGGAGTACCTGGAGCTGGAGAAGTGCCTCTCCCGCATGGAGGAGGAGAACAACCGGCTGAGGATGGAGAGCAAAAAACACGGGGGGGAAACGGCGGAGACGGCGCGGGTgcggcagctggagctggaggtGGACAGGTTGCGAGCCGAGAAcctgcagctgctgaaggagaaggacCTGCCCGGGCAGGAGAAGGGCCCCTGCAAGCTGGGGGAGTGA
- the ACBD4 gene encoding acyl-CoA-binding domain-containing protein 4 isoform X1, whose product MLRFYSYYKQATAGCCQGPRPGFWDPIGRYKWDAWHSLGRMSKEEAMAAYVAEMKKVAQKIIDTVPMDETTEEMFGYFEPLYEVIRDMPRPPEAFFKKKGGEWEPLHSACAQRIPHLCAVLFSLGASILLFPACFSTGTQEQTNDPSQDDPASSPPPERPEDALPEEQHNGQHGPGGGLAPATEALEGSQVTSDSEGDVYCDTLEQMEPEQAGKPLGLSPTGGQAMPEPPRPRGAGQGERGEGRRLEGRSSPGLAALGPERDWLSGGQRHAGTTPELAQGLPAELDARVASTVRALQADMRRVLERLSELETLASAQGDAAGTDPDQPLAPQGASPWPLTVSPHTLLFLLTWPFVTQWLLRRWQGTKR is encoded by the exons ATGCTGCGTTTCTACAGCTACTACAAGCAGGCGACGGCGGGGTGCTGCCAGGGCCCAAGGCCCGGCTTCTGGGACCCCATCGGCCGGTACAAGTG GGATgcctggcacagcctggggaggaTGTCCAAGGAGGAGGCAATGGCAGCTTATGTGGCTGAGATGAAGAAGGTGGCCCAAAAG ATCATTGACACTGTGCCCATGGACGAGACAACAGAGGAGATGTTTGGGTACTTCGAGCCACTCTACGAGGTGATCCGTGACATGCCCCGGCCCCCTGAGGCCTTCTTCAAGAAGAAAGGGGGTGAGTGGGAGCCTCTGCACTCTGCTTGTGCCCAGCGCATCCCGCACCTCTGTGCCGTACTCTTCTCTCTTGGTGCATCCATCCTGCTGTTCCCTGCCTGCTTCAGCACTG GCACTCAGGAGCAGACGAACGACCCCAGCCAGGATGACCCAGCGAGCAGCCCGCCTCCGGAGCGCCCTGAAGACGCCCTGCCCGAGGAGCAGCACAACGGGCAGCACGGGCCAG GAGGTGGGCTGGCCCCCGCCACCGAGGCACTTGAAGGTAGCCAGGTGACCAGTGACTCTGAGGGGGACGTGTACTGCGATACCCTGGAGCAGATGGAGCCTGAGCAG GCTGGGAAGCCGCTGGGTCTCTCCCCGACCGGCGGCCAGGCCATGCCCGAGCCCCCACGGCCCCGTGGCGCAGGGCAGGGAGAGCGGGGTGAAGGCAGAAGACTAGAGGGGAGGAGCAGCCCTGGCCTTGCAGCCCTTGGCCCCGAGAGAG ACTGGCTCAGCGGGGGACAGCGGCACGCCGGGACCACCCCTGAGCTTGCCCAGGGGCTACCGGCAGAGCTGGACGCCCGCGTGGCCAGCACCGTCCGAGCCCTGCAGGCCGACATGCGGCGAGTGCTGGAGCGCCTGAGCGAGCTGGAGACGCTCGCCTCCGCGCAG GGGGACGCAGCCGGGACCGATCCTGACCAGCCACTGGCTCCGCAG GGAGCATCCCCGTGGCCCCTGACCGTCTCCCCGCACaccctgctcttcctcctcacctgGCCTTTCGTCACCCAGTGGCTGCTGCGCCGCTGGCAGGGCACGAAGAGGTGA
- the LOC141953340 gene encoding myosin light chain kinase, smooth muscle-like — MSQAEGGEETFEYCDVVINSQEKVSDVYTQLEKLGEGKFGTVYRLQEKATGKIRAGKYFQTRTAKEKQAARAEVELMNLLHHPRLVQCLAAFQGPAELVMVMEYVAGGELFERIVDDDFEHTEPSSAQYVQQILEGLRFMHGQAVVHLDLKPENIVCVSPGSHWLKIIDFGLARKLTPDTPVKVLHGTPEFMAPEVIAFEPVGFSTDMWSVGVICYILLSGESPFQGDNDMETLVNITAAQWDFEEEIFSEISQQAKDFISQLLQKDPRCRLSSVGALLHPWLQQPQPSSTKALSKERIKQFLTRRKWQKTGKALLALNRLTLLSQSSERKVAEAQDEEGLGCSLEEDQASGSLPRQGPSFSELLTDREEEEGGSTVASGKAETRVSVAVLPQPRPPRTAGGRGAADGAEASCGGSHGDLASLG, encoded by the exons ATGTCCCAGGCAGAAG GAGGCGAGGAGACCTTTGAATACTGTGATGTGGTCATCAACAGCCAGGAGAAGGTTTCGGATGTGTACACgcagctggagaagctgggaGA GGGAAAATTTGGGACGGTGTACCGGCTGCAGGAAAAAGCTACTGGCAAAATCCGAGCTGGGAAGTATTTCCAGACACGGACGGCTAAAGAGAAGCAGGCGGCTCGGGCCGAGGTGGAGCTCATGAACCTGCTGCATCACCCACGCCTTGTGCAGTGCCTCGCCGCCTTCCAGGGCCCCGCCGAGCTGGTGATGGTGATGGAGTA CGTGGCAGGTGGGGAGCTCTTTGAGCGCATCGTGGACGACGACTTCGAGCACACGGAGCCCAGCAGCGCCCAGTATGTGCAGCAGATCCTGGAGGGGCTGCGGTTCATGCACGGCCAGGCCGTTGTCCACCTTGACCTCAAACCTGAGAACATCGTCTGTGTCAGCCCTGGCAGCCACTGGCTCAAGATCATTGATTTCGGCTTGGCGCGGAAGCTGA cTCCAGACACCCCCGTGAAGGTGCTGCACGGCACCCCTGAGTTCATGGCTCCAGAAGTGATCGCCTTTGAGCCTGTGGGCTTCTCCACGGACATGTGGAGCGTTGGCGTCATCTGCTACATCCT GCTGAGCGGGGAGTCCCCCTTCCAGGGGGACAATGACATGGAGACACTGGTCAACATCACAGCTGCCCAGTGGGACTTCGAGGAGGAGATCTTCTCAGAGATCTCCCAGCAAGCCAAGGACTTCATCAGCCAACTGTTGCAGAAGGACCCCCG CTGCCGGCTCTCCAGCGTGGGGGCTCTGCTGCAcccctggctgcagcagccccagcccagcagcacgaAGGCACTGTCAAAGGAGAGGATCAAGCAGTTCCTGACGCGTCGGAAGTGGCAG aAAACAGGCAAAGCTCTGCTGGCCCTCAACAGGCTGACCCTGCTGTCCCAGAGCTCGGAGAGGAAAGTGGCAGAGGCTCAGGATGAGGAAG GCCTGGGctgcagcctggaggaggaccAAGCCTCTGGGTCTCTTCCCCGACAAGGTCCCAGCTTCTCGGAGCTGCTGACAGAccgagaggaggaggaaggtgggagcACTGTGGCCTCAGGGAAGGCAGAGACCAGGGTCAGCGTGGCTGTGCTACCCCAGCCCCGACCACCTAGAACAGCTGGTGGGAGAGGCGCAGCTGATGGGGCCGAAGCCTCCTGCGGCGGCTCACACGGTGACCTGGCCAGCCTGGGGTAG
- the ACBD4 gene encoding acyl-CoA-binding domain-containing protein 4 isoform X3 — translation MEEAGCGAQFRAAVQVIQGLPRSGSYRPSYEEMLRFYSYYKQATAGCCQGPRPGFWDPIGRYKWDAWHSLGRMSKEEAMAAYVAEMKKVAQKIIDTVPMDETTEEMFGYFEPLYEVIRDMPRPPEAFFKKKGGEWEPLHSACAQRIPHLCAVLFSLGASILLFPACFSTGTQEQTNDPSQDDPASSPPPERPEDALPEEQHNGQHGPGGGLAPATEALEGSQVTSDSEGDVYCDTLEQMEPEQAGKPLGLSPTGGQAMPEPPRPRGAGQGERGEGRRLEGRSSPGLAALGPERDWLSGGQRHAGTTPELAQGLPAELDARVASTVRALQADMRRVLERLSELETLASAQGDAAGTDPDQPLAPQGASPWPLTVSPHTLLFLLTWPFVTQWLLRRWQGTKR, via the exons ATGGAGGAGGCGGGTTGCGGGGCGCAGTTCCGCGCCGCCGTTCAGGTTATCCAAGGGCTGCCCCGGAGCG GTTCGTACCGACCCTCCTATGAGGAGATGCTGCGTTTCTACAGCTACTACAAGCAGGCGACGGCGGGGTGCTGCCAGGGCCCAAGGCCCGGCTTCTGGGACCCCATCGGCCGGTACAAGTG GGATgcctggcacagcctggggaggaTGTCCAAGGAGGAGGCAATGGCAGCTTATGTGGCTGAGATGAAGAAGGTGGCCCAAAAG ATCATTGACACTGTGCCCATGGACGAGACAACAGAGGAGATGTTTGGGTACTTCGAGCCACTCTACGAGGTGATCCGTGACATGCCCCGGCCCCCTGAGGCCTTCTTCAAGAAGAAAGGGGGTGAGTGGGAGCCTCTGCACTCTGCTTGTGCCCAGCGCATCCCGCACCTCTGTGCCGTACTCTTCTCTCTTGGTGCATCCATCCTGCTGTTCCCTGCCTGCTTCAGCACTG GCACTCAGGAGCAGACGAACGACCCCAGCCAGGATGACCCAGCGAGCAGCCCGCCTCCGGAGCGCCCTGAAGACGCCCTGCCCGAGGAGCAGCACAACGGGCAGCACGGGCCAG GAGGTGGGCTGGCCCCCGCCACCGAGGCACTTGAAGGTAGCCAGGTGACCAGTGACTCTGAGGGGGACGTGTACTGCGATACCCTGGAGCAGATGGAGCCTGAGCAG GCTGGGAAGCCGCTGGGTCTCTCCCCGACCGGCGGCCAGGCCATGCCCGAGCCCCCACGGCCCCGTGGCGCAGGGCAGGGAGAGCGGGGTGAAGGCAGAAGACTAGAGGGGAGGAGCAGCCCTGGCCTTGCAGCCCTTGGCCCCGAGAGAG ACTGGCTCAGCGGGGGACAGCGGCACGCCGGGACCACCCCTGAGCTTGCCCAGGGGCTACCGGCAGAGCTGGACGCCCGCGTGGCCAGCACCGTCCGAGCCCTGCAGGCCGACATGCGGCGAGTGCTGGAGCGCCTGAGCGAGCTGGAGACGCTCGCCTCCGCGCAG GGGGACGCAGCCGGGACCGATCCTGACCAGCCACTGGCTCCGCAG GGAGCATCCCCGTGGCCCCTGACCGTCTCCCCGCACaccctgctcttcctcctcacctgGCCTTTCGTCACCCAGTGGCTGCTGCGCCGCTGGCAGGGCACGAAGAGGTGA